Within Streptomyces sp. SS1-1, the genomic segment GTTACGCTCCGGCGGTGCGGTACACGCGTGTGCCCACTGTCACGGCGAGCACGGCGAACAGGACGGCCACGACCGTGCCGTACAGCATGTGCTCCGTGGCGTACGCGCCGACGTAGGCGTCCCGGACCGCGTCCACCAGATAGCGGAAGGGGACGAAGTGGGACAGGACGTCCAGCCAGCGCGGCCCCAGTGTCATCGGCAGCATCAGGCCGGACAGCAGCATCATCGGCATCGTCAGGGCGTTGACCGCGGGGCCGAACTCCTGCGGGGTGCGGACCTTCAGCGCCAGCGCGTACGACAGGGAGGCCAGCGACACCGTGAGCAGGCCCACGAAGGCGAACCCGATCAGCACGCCGGGCAGCGGGGCCCGCAGGCCCATCGCGAGCGCCGCCAGCACCAGCAGCACTGCCTGGAAGACGAACACCGTGGCCTCCCGCAGCACCCGCCCGAGGAGGAGGGCGAGCCGGCTGACGGGCGTCACCCGCATCCGGTCGACCACGCCCTGGCTCTGTTCGATGATGACCGCGAAGCCCGCGAACGACGCTCCGAACAGGCCGAGTTGGAGCAGCAGGCCGGGCACGAGGACCTGCCAGGAGGACCCCTTCCCGCCGAGCGGGAGGTCCGTGAGCAGCGGGCCGAAGAACAGCAGGTACAGCAGCGGCATCAGCACGCCGAAGAGCAGCGCGAACCGGGAGCGCAGGGACTGGCGGAGATAGCGGCCGTAGATGAGGGCCGTGTCCTGGATCAGCATGAGGGGTCCTATACGGCGACGGGGGCGGCGTCGGCCGGGGCCGGGCCGCGGCCGGTGAGGGCGACGAAGGTGTCCTGGAGGGTCGCGTCGATCGAGCCGCCGTACCGCAGCTTCAGCGCGCTCGGCGTGCCCTCCGCGACGACGGTGCCGCCGTCGACGATCACCAGACGGTCGGCGAGGGCGTCGGCCTCGTCCAGGTAGTGGGTGG encodes:
- a CDS encoding ABC transporter permease translates to MLIQDTALIYGRYLRQSLRSRFALLFGVLMPLLYLLFFGPLLTDLPLGGKGSSWQVLVPGLLLQLGLFGASFAGFAVIIEQSQGVVDRMRVTPVSRLALLLGRVLREATVFVFQAVLLVLAALAMGLRAPLPGVLIGFAFVGLLTVSLASLSYALALKVRTPQEFGPAVNALTMPMMLLSGLMLPMTLGPRWLDVLSHFVPFRYLVDAVRDAYVGAYATEHMLYGTVVAVLFAVLAVTVGTRVYRTAGA